TTCAGAAGTGATTCTTAATGAGATGAAGAGCACCGTACACCAATTTTTCTACCTTCTTGGTATGAGCTTTGAGCTTTTCTACAGAAACGAGGGTGAATACATTTAGACCATTATTATAGGTAGCAGTTATTCCATAAATATTGTTCATTCCCTACTTATAAGATGGAGCATTACAGCCGTTCTTGGGTCTTTCTGTTTTTAGCTATTACTTTTTGCCAGCTTTTTGGAAGGACTGTATTTGATTACTGTCCAGATTTGTCCTCAGCCATTCCATCTCAGGGGTGCAGTACTGATTATTGAAGTCACCAGAGGGCTATCttgtttttgcttgttgtaggAGGAGTCTCTAGTGACCCCTACAGGGTAGCCTAGCTCTTAGCCAGGCCACACTGTGGAAGTCTCACTTGGTCTTCACTCCCAGGATAGCTCAGAGGCACTTGATCTCAGAATTTTAGAGCTATACCAAGTGAAATTTAAACAGGCTTTCCAAAAACTCAGAGTTCTCGTTTTCAACCTCTAGCAAATAATAACAGCCAGCCCTCCTACTGTCTCCTCTGGGTCCCTTAGATTTCTTGGGCCAGCCTTTCTACAAGTACTGCAGAGTAGAGCTGATCACAGTCCAAACCCACAATCCCAGGGTACATGGGTCTTTGTcttctttaacttctctgtggGTAGTCTGTGATCCATGCCTCTAGGCAATGTAGCCCCTTTCTAAGcagaagtaataataataattaaaattatattgagCTTTTATTATGTGCTAGGTgctattctaagtactttacatgcattaatttAGTTACTCATAATAGCAACACAATGTACAATTAAACTGAGATACAGAAGGCTAGTCACTTACTTATTACATGGATATTAGGtatcagagccaggatttgaatccaggcactCTGGCTCCAGACCCTTCACTACtattaataatagtgaagataatatatgaaaattaccTACTAAGTGTCACAGGTTCTTCTAGGCATTGCCATACACCATTATCTCATAATATATTCAATAACATAGGCCGTTTCTCAACTACAATATTTCTTCCACCTTTTAGTTCTGGCCTGAGCCTTGAAGATTCAAAGAAATTGACAGGTTCACCCAACGATCCCAAAGTAAAGAAAACCCCAGCTGAGCAACCAAAGTCCATGCTTCCTTCAGAGGCCTCTCCTGTCAGTATAGTCTCAGTAATTCCCCAGTTAGTGTCTAAAGAAGAAGTACTGCAACTGCCATCACCAGTCAGAAAAGAAGAGCATGAAAGCCAAGATAAGATGCAGCCAAACTCCAAATCCCCAGAGCCCCTACTTTCCTCAGCTACCAATACAAATGAGCTTAGCAGCGTTCCTCCCATCAAGTGCCCAAAGGATGAGGCTCTCTTGGAGCAAAAGCCAGTTGCCTCTGCTGAACAGGAGTCTGAGAAAGAGAATCATCTCACTACAACTTCAaattataacaaaaatgaaaGCCAAGAAGCTTTAGTTACATCCCTGAGCAAACCCAAGAGCCCTGGGGTAGAAACAACAGTAGTGAAGCCCATAGTAGAAGCAGGTCTACAGGAGACCACTATGAAAGAGCCTCCATCAACTCTGGCTGATCACAGCCCAGAAAGCCTCAAGAGGAAATCTTCTGTCACCCAAGAAGAGGCCCCTACAAGCTGGGAGAAAAGACCACGTGTCACGGAGAATCGCCAGCACCAGCAGCCATTTCAAGTCTCCCCACAGCCCTTTCTCAGTAGAGGGGACAGGTTCCAGGTGCGGAAAGTACCACCTCTCAAGGTAAGAGAGCGGgaagaattgaaaaagaaagatggTCTGAACACTAAGTTTTTGGTTGTACCTACTAAGTTTCAAATATTTGTGGTATTTCTTAATGCAGAAGCAGTTGTATATATTTGATATGCATGTAACTGTGGTCATATATgagtaaaattattaagaaacagGCATTTAGAACTGCATccttatatgtatacatatagctaattcactttgttctacagcagaaactaagacaacattgtaaagcgattatattccaataaaaaaaaagtcataaaaaaaagaactgcGTCCTCACAGATCTTTTTTGGGGTTTGAATACTTATTCAGATATCTGAATATCTAATGCAGTCCACCTCCACCCACACCCCTGCTGGCTACTCTTGTATTTTAAGACAGTTATGGAAAGTATTTTGTCTCATGTGACAAaataataagtataataataaaCAGGAGGAGGTCATTGATGTGATTAAGGGATCACATCTTTGTATCAAGAGCCATGATATTTAACACTTTATTGACTGGAGATGTATTATGGCCACAAGCATTAGTTTCTACAAAACTCCCCAGCCAGTAATGTGTTAATTATTGCTGCCATAACTGATTTGATGTTCTGAGAGTCTGGAACTACCTTTTAGTTCCAGCCTTTTAAAGGAAATGTGTGTGGCTGCCATGCATCACCACTGGTCACTTGAGGGATCTTAGTAAGATGGAATAGCCTTGCTAAGCTCTACTGCTTAGGATATATGATTAACTTGTGTTTTAGCCCTATATTGCTGCATATCagatcttttaaatttctatagcAGTGTCACTGCCTTAGTGTGTACTTGGGCTTGTGCCTAATATCAGTTTGCAGTTCATTCTCCATTTTATTAATAGTATTTATTAACACTATTGTGTTTACGATGAACCCAGGCACTGGGTAGTATTTATTCACATTAgaatgtaagtttaaaaaaaaaaaaaagccaaatagaaatactttttttcccttttttattcaATTTAGACTAACCAAAGTCCTACCTGGAAATATCCCTTGGAAACACTCAATTACTAGTACTTGACCTGTTTCATGCACTGTGAGACTTATCTCTCATTTTGCATCATAATAGTATGATGTTCTTCATTACTTCTTAATTTTAAGATTTGTGATTTTAGCACTTAGGaatctctcattttttctttttctttttttttttttttgatatttttctaccATTAGCATACACTCTCATGCTTTGCTAGAGATTCTGAGTTTTATGATAATCACTTGTATTCTTCTTATAAAAATATGAGAAACCTTTCTTTATTGCATGTCAATTAGAACTTATCTCTAAACCTGAGAGCTGAGTTATAGTCTAGGttttactttatataaatgaCACTGGGTAAGAaccatcatttttatttcctcatctttCTGCTAATCCAAAGAGACTCTACACTGAAAACTTAAATCCACTGTGACCAAGTTaatgttatttaactttttttcattcttttacttctcCTTCCTCATTTCCCCAAAAACTTTCCACCAGAAGTTGCTTTAGTAACTCTCTTACCTTAGACCCTATCTCAAATCCCATTTTCTTAGACAAAGCTTAATGTAATTTATAACAGAACAAaatcttttaaacaaaatttgaattttattacaaatgttatatatgtatatgtgtataaaattatatatgcacatatatctattttatatatgcatatctacaatatgaaatgtgtacatatatgtatatagagagaTGGACAACTCAAACAGACattatgtattttccattcagTATACAGTTATAATAGAATCTAATTCCTTTGCTATACCAGGATAAGGCTTCTAATAAGTTAAATCGTTGAATTGTTATCAGTGCCTAGAAAGCTTGTGTggtttttgtactttaaaaaaaaaaagtataacatcTCATTTATTCTACATAAATGGGTAATAGGACTAGTTACATAAATAAcggaaaattatcatttttaagcattaaaactttttattttaaccactCTTAAGGATTGTCCTTATTTAATCAACATGTTGTTGATGATATTCAGTCATTGTGATAGGTATCCTTTATTGTGCTGGATATGTTGTTATTCTCAAGATTATTCGAATGTAAGGTTGCTTGTTCCCTATATATGATTCCCCTACACAACTGtgctttttactttcttgttttTGATTTTCTAGTTTTATCTGTTTTTCCCCCTACTAGTTCTCTCTTCTAGATGGTATTACCAAGGGGCAACAGGTTGCTTCTTTCTTACTCTGGGCAGCTTCTAAAATACTGTGTGCAGTTGGATGTAAATTAGATTTCAGCTTTAAGAGAGAGATTGAGTATATTTCATGATGAGAAATATGTGGGCTTTGTGACAGGTGTTACAGAATCCTACAGGTCTGAATGACAGAGAATTCTCCAGGACTGCTGACCTTTTTAGAAATGGATATTGCAGATAATGAAAAATCTTTAGTGACTTTATTAGTCTCAATTTAAGCAGTTCCAGAAAGATGACATGCATTTTCTTAGAGCTCAGCGGCTTAATATGTTTCTAATTACATGTCCTAAAACATCTGTAACATTATTTGCTCTTTTAAATTCTGCCAAGTATTAGAAAGGCCCAGATACTGGTTCATTCTAATTAATTCCAGTAGCTTTCAAAGTATTGTTTTGAACAGGAGTCAGATTCCTTTCAGGTGTAATATTTTATGGTGTGAAAATCAGTGATTTCAAACCTAATGATGCATCAGAATCTCGTAAGAAGCTTTTTAGAAATGCATTTTTTCTCTAGGAGTTCTAATTTGTAATTTTAGGGACAGGACTGAGaggatgtatattttttaaaagctccacaAATAAGTATAATGCCAGCAGGGGGTGAGAATGACTTTGGTTAACATTACAGACATTATATACATGCCCCGTCATGTGGGTGGGCAGAATGGATCACACACTGTCTTCCTTCCGGTGCAGTCTAGAAGCCTCTGTAATTTGAGATAATTCAGCCTATATGCTTAGCTGTGCAAGTGTGCGTGTGTAAAAGAGAAGAGGACAAGAATTTTCCTCTGGACCTCGGTAGTAAAGCCAAGAAGTAAAAGACAGTAATGGTGTGCTACTTCTTTATTTCTTCGGTTTCTGTCTTCTCGCTTTTACACACATTTTAAGATGTAGATACCGTAGAAAGGTCTCTATCTTAAATGATCAGCTGTTATGAGTAGTAGTGACATTCAGAGAGATGTGTGTTGTAAGAAGAGGTTTGAGGCTTTGGGGTGGGAGTGGATGTCGAGGGAGGGGAGTCCGTGGCACCAATAGAGGAGGTGAAAGGACCCTGGAGACAAACCTGTGTGGCTGTCCCCATGGTTTGGTCTCTTAGTCACAGGCTTCCCATCCTTGTCATAGGGTTCACCCTACTCAGAATTTGTGTTAATGAAGTTTGATTGCTCTTATAAATGAAAACTAagctctgttgttttttttcccccctaattcTTTCAGATCCCGGTCTCCAGAATCTCCCCCATGCCGTTTCCTACATCGCAGGTCTCTCCCAGGGCTCGTTTTCCAATCTCCATCACTAGTCCTAACAGAACAGGAGCCAGAACTCTCGCAGACATCAAAGCAAAAGCCCAGCTGGTCAAAGCACAGAGGGCagcagctgctgctgcagccgcaGCTGCTGCAGCCGCCTCAGTTGGAGGGACCATTCCAGGACCTGGCCCAGGGGGTGGACAAGGTCCAGGAGAGGGGGCTGAAAGGAGAACTGCTAGAGGAGGGAGTCCAGACTCAAACAGAGTCAGTGAAACTGGAAAGGGCCCCACACTGGAACTGGCAGGAACTGGAAGCAGGGGAGGTACGAGAGAGCTTTTACCCTGTGGTCCAGAGACTCAGCCCCAATCTGAGACCAAGACCCCAGGCCAGGCACAGTCTCACAGTGTCTCTGGAGCACAACTACAGCAAACCTCCTCAGTGCCTCCACCATCTGCCATCAGTGGAGCGTGCTCAAGTGTCCCGTCACCAGCCCACGCTAACACACCCCCACCAGCTTTAGGGAAAGTAAGTAATGAAAAACTGAATCCCACCAGGGCGGCAGCCACGGTGGCCTCTCTTAGCCACCCGCAAGGGCCCAGTAATGGTAGGCAGGAGAAAGCACCTCCTACTCCAGCAGATCCTGCTCTAATCGCAGGTGCCTCACCTGTTCATTTTGCAGTCGATGGCACAGTTGAGCCCAAAGCAGGTTCTAGTAAGAATACACCAAACCCTCCAGCCTCAGCAGAGATAAGTGCTAGTGCTTCAGTGGATATGACTCCCTcccctttaacatctttattaacaACAGCCTCTTTAGAGAAGCTTCCTGTACCCCAGGTGGTTGTAACCATAGCACCTACTGGATCAGCTCCATCCTCGAGCACTTTGCCAGCAGCTTCCAGCCTTAAGACCCCGGGAGCTTCTTCAAGTATGAATGGACCCATTTCAAGGCCAAGCTCTAATATCCCTGCTAATAATCCTTTGGTAACTCAGCTACTGCAAGGCAAAGATGTTCCCCTGGAGCAAATTCTGCCTAAACCTCTCACCAAAGTTGAAATGAAAACTGTTCCACTAactacaaaagaggaaaaagggatgATGGTAGGAGCACTCGCAGGTACCAGCGTAACAGAAAATAGCACCAGAGAGGAAGTTAATGAGAGACAGTCCCATCCAGCTACACAGCAACTGGGTAAAAGTTTGCAAAGTAAGCAGCTCCCCCAGGTTCCAAGACCCCTTCAGCTCTTTTCAGGTAAGGATCTAAGGGACGCTAGCATTGACACACACCAATACCAAGAAGGACTAAGTAAAGCAACCCAGGATCAGATCCTTCAGACACTCATCCAGAGGGTTCGGAGGCAGAATGTTCTCTCATTTGTGCAGCCCTCCCAGTTCAACTTCACTCACTCAGGTTTCCAGTTAGAGGACATCTCCACAAGCCAGAGGTTTATGCTGGGTTTTGCTGGCAGAAGGACATCCAAGCCTGCAATGGCAGGTCACTACTTACTTAACATTTCCACCTATGGCCGGGGTTCAGAGAGCCTTAGGAGGACCCATTCTGTAAACCCCGAAGACCGATTTTGTCTAAGTAGCCCCACTGAGGCCTTGAAAATGGGATATACAGATTGTAAAAATGCAGCAGGAGATAGTAGCAGCGGTAAAGAAGATGATACTGATGAGGAAAGTACTGGTGATGAGCAAGAATCTGTCATGGTGAAGGAGGAGCCGCAGGCTTCCCAGAGTTCTGGCAAGTGTGAAGCAAGTTCACGACCCCACAGTAGAGAAACCCTATCCACCAGTGATTGTTCAGCTAAAAAGAATGTGAAGGCAGAGATGCCAGTGCCTGAGCAAACCACTTTAAGCAAGGAAAATTACCTGTTCACTAGAGGCCAGACATTTGATGAGAAGACCCTAGCCAGAGATTTTATTCAGGCAGCACAGAAGCAGATGGCTCACGCAGTGAGAGGTAAGACGGTGCGGAGCAGCCCTGAGCTTTTCAATTCTACTGCTCTTCCTCTACCTGCAGACAGTCCTACCCATCAGTCTCTACTCCTTCCACCACTGCAAACCCCAAAGCTGTACGGAAGCCCCACACAGATTGGGCCAAGCTACAGAGGCATGATCAACGTCTCCACCTCATCGGACATGGACCATAACTCTGCTGTACCGGGGATGCCCGACTGTAGCCAGGTAGCTAGCAATGTCGGTGATGTCATGTCCTTTTCAGTGACTGTCACAACCATCCCTGCTAGCCAAGCTATGAATCCCAGCAACCACAGCCAGACCATTCCTGTTCAGGCCTTTCCTGAAGAGAACAGCATAGAGGACACACCTTCGAAATGTTACTGCCGATTGAAAGCCATGATCATGTGCAAGGGGTGTGGAGCCTTCTGCCACGATGATTGCATTGGCCCCTCCAAACTGTGTGTCTCCTGCCTTGTCGTTCGGTAATGAGACTAGAAGGGAGAGCACACTGTAAATGAGGCAGGAAGGGGAAGGGTTGACAGATGTGGTTTTTGAGTTCTTTTGGAATCGCAGAAATAAACTAGGTTTCAGTTGTCTTAAGAGACAAGTGTTACTTAATCAGGAATAGAGTACAGATCTtacattttagaggaaaagcacCTTGTATAGTAAGTCCAAGTCAAGCAAGACTTTGTGAATTT
This DNA window, taken from Kogia breviceps isolate mKogBre1 chromosome 11, mKogBre1 haplotype 1, whole genome shotgun sequence, encodes the following:
- the ASXL2 gene encoding putative Polycomb group protein ASXL2 isoform X1; this encodes MREKGRRKKGRTWAEAAKTVLEKYPNTPMSHKEILQVIQREGLKEISGTSPLACLNAMLHTNSRGEEGIFYKVPGRMGVYTLKFQKDVPDGVKELSEGSEESSDGQSDSQSSENSSSSSDGGSNKEGKKSRWKRKVSSRLSQPSSPQSGCPSPTIPAGKVISPSQKHSKKALKQALKQQQQKKQQQQCRPSMSISSNQHLSLKTVKAASDSVPAKPAIWEGKQSDGQSSSPQNSNSSFSSSVKVENPLLGLGKKSFQRSDRLHTRQMKRTKCAEIDVETPDSILVNTNLRALINKHTFSVLPGDCQQRLLLLLPEVDRQVGPDGLMKLNGSALNNEFFTSAAQGWKERLSEGEFTPEMQVRIRQEIEKEKKVEPWKEQFFESYYGQSSGLSLEDSKKLTGSPNDPKVKKTPAEQPKSMLPSEASPVSIVSVIPQLVSKEEVLQLPSPVRKEEHESQDKMQPNSKSPEPLLSSATNTNELSSVPPIKCPKDEALLEQKPVASAEQESEKENHLTTTSNYNKNESQEALVTSLSKPKSPGVETTVVKPIVEAGLQETTMKEPPSTLADHSPESLKRKSSVTQEEAPTSWEKRPRVTENRQHQQPFQVSPQPFLSRGDRFQVRKVPPLKIPVSRISPMPFPTSQVSPRARFPISITSPNRTGARTLADIKAKAQLVKAQRAAAAAAAAAAAAASVGGTIPGPGPGGGQGPGEGAERRTARGGSPDSNRVSETGKGPTLELAGTGSRGGTRELLPCGPETQPQSETKTPGQAQSHSVSGAQLQQTSSVPPPSAISGACSSVPSPAHANTPPPALGKVSNEKLNPTRAAATVASLSHPQGPSNGRQEKAPPTPADPALIAGASPVHFAVDGTVEPKAGSSKNTPNPPASAEISASASVDMTPSPLTSLLTTASLEKLPVPQVVVTIAPTGSAPSSSTLPAASSLKTPGASSSMNGPISRPSSNIPANNPLVTQLLQGKDVPLEQILPKPLTKVEMKTVPLTTKEEKGMMVGALAGTSVTENSTREEVNERQSHPATQQLGKSLQSKQLPQVPRPLQLFSGKDLRDASIDTHQYQEGLSKATQDQILQTLIQRVRRQNVLSFVQPSQFNFTHSGFQLEDISTSQRFMLGFAGRRTSKPAMAGHYLLNISTYGRGSESLRRTHSVNPEDRFCLSSPTEALKMGYTDCKNAAGDSSSGKEDDTDEESTGDEQESVMVKEEPQASQSSGKCEASSRPHSRETLSTSDCSAKKNVKAEMPVPEQTTLSKENYLFTRGQTFDEKTLARDFIQAAQKQMAHAVRGKTVRSSPELFNSTALPLPADSPTHQSLLLPPLQTPKLYGSPTQIGPSYRGMINVSTSSDMDHNSAVPGMPDCSQVASNVGDVMSFSVTVTTIPASQAMNPSNHSQTIPVQAFPEENSIEDTPSKCYCRLKAMIMCKGCGAFCHDDCIGPSKLCVSCLVVR
- the ASXL2 gene encoding putative Polycomb group protein ASXL2 isoform X2, which translates into the protein MREKGRRKKGRTWAEAAKTVLEKYPNTPMSHKEILQVIQREGLKEISGTSPLACLNAMLHTNSRGEEGIFYKVPGRMGVYTLKKDVPDGVKELSEGSEESSDGQSDSQSSENSSSSSDGGSNKEGKKSRWKRKVSSRLSQPSSPQSGCPSPTIPAGKVISPSQKHSKKALKQALKQQQQKKQQQQCRPSMSISSNQHLSLKTVKAASDSVPAKPAIWEGKQSDGQSSSPQNSNSSFSSSVKVENPLLGLGKKSFQRSDRLHTRQMKRTKCAEIDVETPDSILVNTNLRALINKHTFSVLPGDCQQRLLLLLPEVDRQVGPDGLMKLNGSALNNEFFTSAAQGWKERLSEGEFTPEMQVRIRQEIEKEKKVEPWKEQFFESYYGQSSGLSLEDSKKLTGSPNDPKVKKTPAEQPKSMLPSEASPVSIVSVIPQLVSKEEVLQLPSPVRKEEHESQDKMQPNSKSPEPLLSSATNTNELSSVPPIKCPKDEALLEQKPVASAEQESEKENHLTTTSNYNKNESQEALVTSLSKPKSPGVETTVVKPIVEAGLQETTMKEPPSTLADHSPESLKRKSSVTQEEAPTSWEKRPRVTENRQHQQPFQVSPQPFLSRGDRFQVRKVPPLKIPVSRISPMPFPTSQVSPRARFPISITSPNRTGARTLADIKAKAQLVKAQRAAAAAAAAAAAAASVGGTIPGPGPGGGQGPGEGAERRTARGGSPDSNRVSETGKGPTLELAGTGSRGGTRELLPCGPETQPQSETKTPGQAQSHSVSGAQLQQTSSVPPPSAISGACSSVPSPAHANTPPPALGKVSNEKLNPTRAAATVASLSHPQGPSNGRQEKAPPTPADPALIAGASPVHFAVDGTVEPKAGSSKNTPNPPASAEISASASVDMTPSPLTSLLTTASLEKLPVPQVVVTIAPTGSAPSSSTLPAASSLKTPGASSSMNGPISRPSSNIPANNPLVTQLLQGKDVPLEQILPKPLTKVEMKTVPLTTKEEKGMMVGALAGTSVTENSTREEVNERQSHPATQQLGKSLQSKQLPQVPRPLQLFSGKDLRDASIDTHQYQEGLSKATQDQILQTLIQRVRRQNVLSFVQPSQFNFTHSGFQLEDISTSQRFMLGFAGRRTSKPAMAGHYLLNISTYGRGSESLRRTHSVNPEDRFCLSSPTEALKMGYTDCKNAAGDSSSGKEDDTDEESTGDEQESVMVKEEPQASQSSGKCEASSRPHSRETLSTSDCSAKKNVKAEMPVPEQTTLSKENYLFTRGQTFDEKTLARDFIQAAQKQMAHAVRGKTVRSSPELFNSTALPLPADSPTHQSLLLPPLQTPKLYGSPTQIGPSYRGMINVSTSSDMDHNSAVPGMPDCSQVASNVGDVMSFSVTVTTIPASQAMNPSNHSQTIPVQAFPEENSIEDTPSKCYCRLKAMIMCKGCGAFCHDDCIGPSKLCVSCLVVR
- the ASXL2 gene encoding putative Polycomb group protein ASXL2 isoform X3, which translates into the protein MLHTNSRGEEGIFYKVPGRMGVYTLKFQKDVPDGVKELSEGSEESSDGQSDSQSSENSSSSSDGGSNKEGKKSRWKRKVSSRLSQPSSPQSGCPSPTIPAGKVISPSQKHSKKALKQALKQQQQKKQQQQCRPSMSISSNQHLSLKTVKAASDSVPAKPAIWEGKQSDGQSSSPQNSNSSFSSSVKVENPLLGLGKKSFQRSDRLHTRQMKRTKCAEIDVETPDSILVNTNLRALINKHTFSVLPGDCQQRLLLLLPEVDRQVGPDGLMKLNGSALNNEFFTSAAQGWKERLSEGEFTPEMQVRIRQEIEKEKKVEPWKEQFFESYYGQSSGLSLEDSKKLTGSPNDPKVKKTPAEQPKSMLPSEASPVSIVSVIPQLVSKEEVLQLPSPVRKEEHESQDKMQPNSKSPEPLLSSATNTNELSSVPPIKCPKDEALLEQKPVASAEQESEKENHLTTTSNYNKNESQEALVTSLSKPKSPGVETTVVKPIVEAGLQETTMKEPPSTLADHSPESLKRKSSVTQEEAPTSWEKRPRVTENRQHQQPFQVSPQPFLSRGDRFQVRKVPPLKIPVSRISPMPFPTSQVSPRARFPISITSPNRTGARTLADIKAKAQLVKAQRAAAAAAAAAAAAASVGGTIPGPGPGGGQGPGEGAERRTARGGSPDSNRVSETGKGPTLELAGTGSRGGTRELLPCGPETQPQSETKTPGQAQSHSVSGAQLQQTSSVPPPSAISGACSSVPSPAHANTPPPALGKVSNEKLNPTRAAATVASLSHPQGPSNGRQEKAPPTPADPALIAGASPVHFAVDGTVEPKAGSSKNTPNPPASAEISASASVDMTPSPLTSLLTTASLEKLPVPQVVVTIAPTGSAPSSSTLPAASSLKTPGASSSMNGPISRPSSNIPANNPLVTQLLQGKDVPLEQILPKPLTKVEMKTVPLTTKEEKGMMVGALAGTSVTENSTREEVNERQSHPATQQLGKSLQSKQLPQVPRPLQLFSGKDLRDASIDTHQYQEGLSKATQDQILQTLIQRVRRQNVLSFVQPSQFNFTHSGFQLEDISTSQRFMLGFAGRRTSKPAMAGHYLLNISTYGRGSESLRRTHSVNPEDRFCLSSPTEALKMGYTDCKNAAGDSSSGKEDDTDEESTGDEQESVMVKEEPQASQSSGKCEASSRPHSRETLSTSDCSAKKNVKAEMPVPEQTTLSKENYLFTRGQTFDEKTLARDFIQAAQKQMAHAVRGKTVRSSPELFNSTALPLPADSPTHQSLLLPPLQTPKLYGSPTQIGPSYRGMINVSTSSDMDHNSAVPGMPDCSQVASNVGDVMSFSVTVTTIPASQAMNPSNHSQTIPVQAFPEENSIEDTPSKCYCRLKAMIMCKGCGAFCHDDCIGPSKLCVSCLVVR